The following are encoded together in the Anaerobaca lacustris genome:
- the dmeF gene encoding CDF family Co(II)/Ni(II) efflux transporter DmeF, with protein sequence MHAHNLQQWQHEHDFAVIHRHGEERTMKVLLLTAITMVVEIAAGLAFGSMALLADGWHMGTHVTAFGITIFAYRYAKRHAHSARFSFGTGKVSVLGGFASAVALVVVALVMALESIHRLFVPQTIRFNEAIGVAVLGLLINLLCALILRSHHDHDQGGGHRHHHDHNLRAAYVHVLADALTSVLAISALTAGKYFGWHRLDPVMGIVGAAVITKWAHGLLKDTSSILLDASIEGETRAKIVQSLEADKDNRVTDIHIWKVGPDDYAGMISIVTHYPQPIEHYKRLITDEAHLVHVTVEVIRCTTEPCVPVNRD encoded by the coding sequence ATGCACGCACATAACCTGCAACAATGGCAGCATGAACACGATTTCGCCGTCATTCATCGGCACGGCGAAGAGCGAACCATGAAGGTGCTTCTGCTGACGGCGATCACCATGGTTGTGGAGATCGCAGCGGGCCTGGCGTTCGGCTCCATGGCCCTGCTGGCCGACGGCTGGCACATGGGGACTCACGTCACGGCCTTCGGCATAACGATCTTTGCCTATCGCTATGCCAAGCGACATGCCCACAGCGCGCGCTTCAGTTTTGGCACGGGCAAGGTGAGCGTCCTCGGCGGCTTTGCCAGCGCCGTGGCCCTGGTGGTGGTAGCGCTCGTGATGGCTCTCGAATCCATCCATCGGCTGTTCGTTCCCCAGACCATCCGATTCAACGAGGCGATTGGTGTAGCCGTGCTGGGCCTGCTCATCAATCTCTTGTGCGCCCTGATCCTCCGGTCGCATCACGACCACGACCAGGGCGGCGGACATCGGCATCACCACGACCATAACCTGCGCGCCGCGTACGTTCACGTCCTCGCCGATGCGTTGACCTCCGTCCTGGCCATCAGCGCCCTGACCGCAGGCAAGTACTTCGGCTGGCACCGGCTCGACCCGGTCATGGGGATCGTCGGGGCCGCCGTCATTACGAAATGGGCCCATGGGTTGCTCAAGGACACCAGTTCCATTCTGCTGGACGCCAGCATCGAAGGAGAAACGCGCGCGAAGATCGTGCAATCGCTGGAAGCGGACAAAGACAACCGGGTCACGGATATCCACATCTGGAAGGTCGGCCCCGACGACTACGCCGGCATGATTTCCATCGTGACGCACTACCCGCAGCCCATCGAACACTACAAGCGACTCATTACCGATGAGGCACATCTCGTTCACGTCACGGTCGAGGTGATTCGCTGCACGACCGAACCTTGCGTTCCAGTCAACCGCGATTGA
- a CDS encoding lipid-binding SYLF domain-containing protein has translation MKVLLAVLLVVMAGVGIGCATRPESLASRDLLSMQVEEAVSLFQSRDPSIQAYFSNSYGYAVLPRITKGAVFFGGAYGRGEVFARGVKVGYCSMSQASMGFSFGGQYFREIIFFQDKAAFDRFTMEDFTLAAQVTAVALETGSASRSDYHYGVAIFIVPDQGLMVDASVGGQKFQYEPAFIMYDEPATVIP, from the coding sequence ATGAAGGTACTGTTGGCGGTCCTGTTGGTGGTGATGGCGGGCGTGGGCATCGGCTGCGCGACGCGGCCCGAGTCGCTGGCGTCGCGCGATCTGCTGTCGATGCAGGTCGAAGAAGCGGTCAGTCTGTTCCAGAGCCGTGATCCGAGCATTCAGGCCTATTTCAGCAACTCCTATGGCTACGCCGTGCTGCCCAGGATCACCAAAGGGGCCGTGTTCTTCGGCGGCGCGTACGGGCGAGGAGAGGTCTTCGCCAGGGGCGTCAAGGTCGGCTATTGCAGCATGTCGCAGGCGAGTATGGGCTTCTCGTTCGGCGGCCAGTACTTCCGCGAGATCATCTTCTTCCAGGACAAGGCGGCGTTCGACCGCTTCACGATGGAGGACTTCACGCTGGCGGCCCAGGTCACCGCGGTGGCGCTGGAAACCGGCTCGGCCAGCCGAAGCGACTACCATTACGGCGTCGCCATCTTCATCGTTCCCGACCAGGGACTCATGGTCGATGCCTCCGTCGGCGGCCAGAAGTTCCAGTACGAGCCCGCCTTCATCATGTACGACGAGCCGGCCACCGTTATTCCCTGA
- a CDS encoding DUF4405 domain-containing protein, producing MTFQWRAFISTLTGLSFVGMCISGVILFVVPPGRVANWTGWTLFGLTKHQWGGLHIWFSVVFMVAAVVHIVYNWQCLLRYCQSKVTKAFTLRAEWGLSLLICVVLLIGTLANWRPFSSLLDWNESIKYSWDDPTRRPPVPHMELLTLSALADRVEGVSLDEIIANLQLHDIAVVSADEIVGELAAAHRMTPEQLYNIAIGAEPRGHGRGEGQRGGGGSGAGRGEGGGQGGGGRGGGGSGFGRMTLQQYCTDVGIDVDAAIEKLGAAGITATRTTTLRDIAETANVRPSAVPDLLTP from the coding sequence ATGACATTTCAATGGCGTGCGTTCATCTCGACGCTGACGGGTCTTTCGTTCGTGGGGATGTGCATCAGCGGCGTGATCCTGTTCGTGGTCCCGCCGGGGCGTGTGGCCAACTGGACCGGCTGGACGCTCTTCGGCCTGACCAAGCATCAGTGGGGCGGCCTGCACATCTGGTTCAGCGTGGTGTTCATGGTCGCCGCCGTCGTCCACATCGTCTACAACTGGCAGTGCCTTCTGCGCTACTGCCAGAGCAAGGTCACCAAGGCGTTCACGCTGCGCGCCGAGTGGGGCCTGTCGCTGCTGATCTGCGTCGTGCTGCTGATCGGCACGCTGGCGAACTGGCGGCCGTTCTCGTCGCTGTTGGACTGGAACGAGTCGATCAAGTACAGTTGGGACGACCCCACGCGCCGGCCGCCGGTGCCTCACATGGAATTGCTGACGCTCTCTGCGCTGGCCGACCGCGTCGAAGGCGTCTCGCTCGACGAGATCATTGCGAACCTGCAACTGCACGACATCGCCGTCGTCTCGGCGGACGAGATCGTCGGCGAGTTGGCCGCCGCACATCGCATGACGCCCGAGCAGTTGTACAACATCGCCATCGGCGCCGAGCCGCGCGGACACGGACGCGGCGAAGGCCAACGCGGCGGCGGCGGTTCCGGCGCCGGTCGAGGTGAAGGCGGTGGCCAGGGTGGTGGCGGCCGAGGCGGTGGCGGTTCCGGCTTCGGACGCATGACGCTTCAGCAATACTGCACCGACGTCGGCATCGACGTTGACGCCGCCATCGAGAAGCTCGGCGCCGCCGGCATCACCGCCACCCGAACCACAACCCTCCGCGACATCGCCGAGACCGCGAACGTCCGCCCGTCGGCCGTACCCGACCTGCTGACCCCGTAG
- a CDS encoding iron-sulfur cluster assembly scaffold protein: MDDAFWGQMTDPSAGAWHTGPCGDTMEFYLVIEDDVIRKVRYHTDGCEFTRQCGRTVARCIQGKSLRNALSISVREVLDALPELPDAHRHCAVLAVMTFYKAIGHFWLEEAHS; the protein is encoded by the coding sequence GTGGACGATGCGTTCTGGGGTCAGATGACCGACCCGTCGGCCGGTGCGTGGCATACCGGGCCGTGCGGCGATACGATGGAGTTCTATCTGGTGATCGAAGATGACGTGATTCGCAAGGTCCGTTATCACACCGATGGCTGCGAATTCACGCGGCAGTGCGGCCGGACCGTGGCCCGATGTATCCAGGGCAAATCGCTGCGCAACGCCCTGTCGATCAGCGTGCGAGAGGTGCTCGATGCGCTGCCGGAGCTGCCCGACGCCCATCGCCACTGCGCGGTTCTCGCGGTGATGACATTCTACAAGGCCATCGGCCACTTCTGGCTCGAAGAAGCGCACTCATAA